A single genomic interval of Fibrobacter sp. UWB4 harbors:
- a CDS encoding lytic transglycosylase domain-containing protein — MKSSVRLSSMSVSVLFIIGFAVLFFFASEWYSNRVKLEKMAYQERVLHNDLEHLEVVGKWTLDYVKIEKALTYMLGDRLSEVSFRILAEHLWKISQSYSLDPLIILAVVAQESRGNPYARGRFQTGKFSGALGLMQIKLETAKSIGRRFGLVIESEADLLRPEVNVVVGSAYLIRLIGKYGNWRDALVAYNLGHTAVDKLLEKNLPLPTFYYEGVVAKYKDLVKHCSF, encoded by the coding sequence GTGAAAAGTAGCGTTCGTCTCTCTTCGATGAGCGTTAGCGTTCTGTTTATCATTGGCTTTGCAGTTTTATTCTTTTTTGCGAGCGAATGGTATTCAAACCGTGTTAAGCTTGAAAAGATGGCTTATCAGGAGCGCGTCCTTCACAATGACCTAGAACACTTGGAGGTCGTGGGCAAGTGGACGCTTGATTACGTGAAAATCGAAAAGGCGCTCACGTACATGCTTGGTGACCGCCTGTCCGAAGTGAGCTTTCGCATTTTGGCGGAGCACTTGTGGAAGATTTCGCAGTCGTATTCGCTCGATCCTTTGATCATCCTTGCTGTCGTGGCGCAAGAAAGCCGCGGCAACCCGTATGCGCGTGGACGTTTCCAGACTGGTAAATTCTCGGGCGCACTAGGACTCATGCAGATAAAGCTAGAAACGGCTAAGTCTATAGGTCGTAGATTTGGACTTGTTATCGAAAGCGAGGCTGACTTGTTGCGCCCTGAAGTAAATGTGGTTGTGGGGTCGGCGTACTTGATTCGCCTTATCGGAAAGTATGGCAATTGGAGGGATGCCCTGGTCGCGTATAATCTCGGTCATACGGCCGTTGACAAGCTTCTGGAAAAGAATCTTCCGCTTCCGACTTTTTATTATGAGGGCGTTGTTGCGAAATACAAGGA